One region of Halomicrobium sp. LC1Hm genomic DNA includes:
- a CDS encoding DUF502 domain-containing protein: protein MSLSERLRRSFVAGLILLAPLVVTVYVVRTLANWTLQLVEPIVASTRLASYTGDDQLLAQFVAIGAVLVAVVVLGSLAQRNAGRQLFGNVGRIVNVVPLVNTIYTSVRQVANSLVDRDEAYESVVLVEYPRDGIYSIGLVTGDSPVDVDAFGGESVYNVYFPNSPNPTGGRLALVPESDLHETDMSVKAGLRLLVTTGVTEDGEPKSIPATPGETIATRDEATDPQ, encoded by the coding sequence ATGAGCCTGAGTGAGCGGCTGCGGCGCAGTTTCGTCGCCGGCCTGATTCTTCTCGCGCCGCTAGTCGTGACCGTCTACGTCGTACGGACACTCGCCAACTGGACGCTCCAGCTCGTGGAGCCGATCGTCGCCAGTACGAGACTGGCGAGCTACACCGGCGACGACCAGCTGCTGGCCCAGTTCGTCGCGATCGGTGCCGTCCTCGTCGCGGTGGTCGTGCTCGGCTCGCTCGCACAGCGCAACGCCGGCCGGCAGCTGTTCGGCAACGTGGGGCGGATCGTCAACGTCGTGCCGCTCGTGAACACGATCTACACCAGCGTCCGGCAGGTCGCCAACTCGCTCGTCGACCGCGACGAGGCCTACGAGAGCGTCGTCCTCGTGGAGTACCCCCGCGACGGGATCTACTCGATCGGTCTCGTCACCGGCGACAGCCCGGTCGACGTAGACGCCTTCGGCGGGGAATCGGTGTACAACGTCTACTTCCCCAACAGCCCGAATCCCACCGGCGGGCGTCTCGCGCTCGTTCCCGAGAGCGATCTCCACGAGACGGACATGAGCGTCAAGGCAGGCCTGCGCCTGCTCGTGACGACCGGCGTCACCGAAGACGGCGAGCCGAAGTCGATCCCGGCGACGCCGGGCGAGACGATCGCGACCCGCGACGAGGCTACGGATCCCCAGTAG